Proteins encoded in a region of the Alosa sapidissima isolate fAloSap1 chromosome 19, fAloSap1.pri, whole genome shotgun sequence genome:
- the crema gene encoding cAMP-responsive element modulator isoform X1, which translates to MEAVVSVQQDGSVSDSLTDGESSQINSDSSPSPAPLAQSGVTVFQLPGGQTVQVQGVIQAQTASVIQSPQQTGVEGDGDSAVDSQKRLEILSRRPSYRKILNELSSDSRSVPKIEEEKDEHVVASSSVATVTVPTSIYQTSSGQYFTISQGGALQLASGGAEALGGLQTLTLPSAGGPQAGATILQYAPQTTETSQFLLSGGQVLVQAATGDMPTYQIRSPASGLPQAVVMAASPGAMHSPPPHAEEVTRKREVRLMKNREAARECRRKKKEYVKCLENRVAVLENQNKTLIEELKALKDIYCHKAE; encoded by the exons ATGGAGGCAGTGGTTTCCGTGCAACAGGACGGCAGTGTAAGTGACTCTTTGACAGACGGTGAGTCCAGTCAGATCAACAGTGACTCCAGCCCATCCCCCGCACCATTGGCAcag TCTGGGGTGACAGTGTTTCAACTCCCTGGTGGTCAGACGGTGCAGGTGCAGGGAGTCATTCAGGCCCAGACTGCATCCGTGATACAATCTCCACagcag acTGGAGTTGAAGGTGACGGTGACTCTGCAGTAGACTCCCAGAAGAGGCTAGAGATCCTCTCCCGCCGACCCTCTTACAG AAAGATCCTCAATGAGTTGTCGTCAGACTCCCGTTCCGTGCCTAAGATCGAGGAAGAGAAGGACGAACACGTCGTTGCATCCTCCAGTGTCGCCACGGTGACTGTTCCCACCTCCATCTACCAGACCAGCTCAGGACagtact TCACGATCAGCCAGGGGGGGGCCCTGCAGCTGGCCTCTGGGGGGGCGGAGGCCCTGGGGGGGCTACAGACGCTCACGCTGCCCAGTGCCGGGGGTCCTCAGGCCGGGGCCACCATCCTGCAGTACGCCCCGCAGACCACAGAGACCAGCCAGTTCCTGCTGTCCGGGGGACAGGTGCTCGTCCAGG ctgctaCAGGTGACATGCCCACCTACCAGATTCGCTCCCCCGCGTCCGGTCTACCTCAGGCAGTCGTCATGGCAGCGTCGCCGGGGGCGATGCACAGCCCGCCGCCTCACGCCGAAGAGGTCACGCGCAAGAGAGAGGTCCGCCTGATGAAGAatag agaggcaGCTCGTGAGTGCAGGCGGAAGAAGAAGGAGTATGTGAAGTGTCTGGAGAACCGCGTGGCCGTGTTGGAGAACCAGAACAAGACTCTCATCGAAGAACTGAAAGCTCTTAAAGACATATACTGTCACAAGGccgaataa
- the crema gene encoding cAMP-responsive element modulator isoform X2 gives MAVTGEETESAATGDMPTYQIRSPASGLPQAVVMAASPGAMHSPPPHAEEVTRKREVRLMKNREAARECRRKKKEYVKCLENRVAVLENQNKTLIEELKALKDIYCHKAE, from the exons ATGGCCGTGACGGGGGAGGAGACagagtcag ctgctaCAGGTGACATGCCCACCTACCAGATTCGCTCCCCCGCGTCCGGTCTACCTCAGGCAGTCGTCATGGCAGCGTCGCCGGGGGCGATGCACAGCCCGCCGCCTCACGCCGAAGAGGTCACGCGCAAGAGAGAGGTCCGCCTGATGAAGAatag agaggcaGCTCGTGAGTGCAGGCGGAAGAAGAAGGAGTATGTGAAGTGTCTGGAGAACCGCGTGGCCGTGTTGGAGAACCAGAACAAGACTCTCATCGAAGAACTGAAAGCTCTTAAAGACATATACTGTCACAAGGccgaataa